The window ACAACTCGCCGAGATCCCGACTGGGGAGGAAGGACGGCGGCGGCATCCACCCACCCGACCCCGCGCACCCGACCCGCTACAGCGAGTGCGTCTGCAGCAGGTGAGTGAGCACTGACCCCTCCGGCACGCTTGCCGGGTCGTACTTGTAGCTGAGCTTCTGCACGATCGACAGCCCGTCGATCAGGTCGCCCAGCGCGGGGAACCACGGCTGCATCATGCTCAACTGCAGCAGATGGCTCGCCGCACTGGAGAGGAACGACGCCTCCGACCACTCCCCGCGGAACTCCGGGACCAGCGAGTGCAGGGCCTCGAAGATGCGGTGATAGAGGAAGTAGTCCGGGAGGTCGGATCGCTCGGTCCACCACATCTCCAGCGCGATGCGCTGCAACGTGATGACGAGCGATCCGGGAACGGCGGCGATGAACCAGTTGCCGATCTGCCCTGTCGTCCAGCGCGGGTAGACGACGCCGGCATCCAAAAACGGGAGGATGACGCGCTCCAGCCGGTGCGGCACCCAGCACGTGGCATCCACCCAGATCCCGCCGTACCGCTCCAGCAGAGCAACCCGCACGAAGTCGGCGAAGTGTGCGGGGCGATCCGTCTCGAGGACCGCCGCGATCCGGTCGGGGATGTCGATGAGATCGCGCACGGATGCCGCATCGAGGAACTGCGCTGCGGGGTGATGCTCGCGCAGCTGGAGCATGCAGGCGCGCACGAGCTCGGGGGCGGCAGCCATCCCGGAGTTCCAATAGCAATAGACCGGCAGGTCGACGTCGGCGGCAAGCGCGTGGTCGGCGGCGGCGAGACCCCTCCCCCGAGCCGCGGTTCCCCGACCGGCGGGCAGGCCGGCTTGCTCCCGCAACTGCGGGACGCGCGGGCGCAGGAATTCCGTGACGATGCGGGCGCCGCGCCGCGCGGCGGCAGGGTCGGCAGTGTCCATGAACTGATCCACCCGCGAGAACTGCGCGTCCAGGCCGGCGGTGAACGCGGACAAGCCGCCCGCGCGATCGGCGCGCGGGTGCGTCACGCCGCCGCGGTCGTGTGCTGCAACCATGCCTGCGCTCTCTCGATGAGGCGTTTCGCGGGTTCGGTGTTCTTGCCCCAGTTCTCCAAGCCGTGCGGGGCGCCCGCGACGACATCGGTGGTCACCGGCACCCCGGCCGCTTCCAGCGCCTCGGCGTAGGCGCGGTCCTCGGCGGCGAACAGCTCGATGTCGCCCCAGGCGATGTAGGCCGGCGGCAGCCCGGTGAAGTCCACTCGGCGGGCGGGAGCCGCGTACGACGAGACGCCGGCGCCGCCGGGAGGCGCACCGAGGTAAGCCGTCCACGCCTCCCTGTTCTGCCTGTTGTTCCAGACGAAGTGGTTCGCGGCATCCAGATCGTGCCGCGCCGCCGGTCGATCGTCGAGCATGGGGGCGAACAGCCATTGCCCGCAGGGCTGGGTGCCGCCGTCGTCGTGAAGGCGCTGCACCAGACCGGCAGCGAGCCCTCCCCCGGCGCTCTCGCCACCGATGACGATCCGGTCGGGGTCGACGCCGAGCTGCGCGGTGTGATCCAGCAGCCACAGCCACCCGGTGCGCACGTCGTCATGTGCTGCGGGGAATGGGTGTTCGGGGGCGAAGCGGTAGTTCGCCGAGACGATGACCACTCCCAGCCGTGACGCGGTCGACAAGCACAGCGACTCGTCCTGTCTCGCGTCGCCGAACTGCATCCCGCCGCCGTGCATCCACAGCAGGGCCGCCCCGCTGCGGCCCGCCGCCGGCGCATACACCCGGAGTCGCACGGACCCCGCCCGCACCGATCGGACCCGCACCGCCGGCGACCGCGGCACCGGCATCATCCTCGTGGTGGTGCGGGTGAGCCAACGTGGCGCGGACAGCTGCGCCAGCTTCATGGGCCTGCGCAGTTCCGGCAACACCCGCTCAAGATCCACGGCGTCGTCCTCTCGCGTCGTCGCACGGCAAGCCCGTCGCGTCTGCGACCATCCAACCCTGATTCGGCTGCGTTCGGGGGTGGTCGGCGACAGACCGACCACCGCGCGTGCAGCGCCGTACTCTGGACAGGTGCTGATGAACGACTCTCGGGCCTGGAACCGCTTCTATGCCGAGGGGACTCCCGTCGACATCGAGCCGCCGGCGGGCTCCCTCGTCGACCTGCTGGACGAACGGGCCGCCCAGTACGCCGACCGCCCCGCGGTCACCTTCTTCGGCGCCTCGCTGACGTACCGCGAACTCGCCGACCGGGTCTCCCGTGTGGCCAACGGCTTGGCCGAACTGGGCGTGGGCGCCGGCGACCGTGTCGCCCTGGTGCTGCCCAACGCCCCCCAGCATCTTGAGGCGTTCTACGCCGTGCTGCGGCTCGGGGCGATCGTGGTGGAGCACAACCCGCTCTACACCCGGGATGAGCTGGAGGTGCAGTTCCGCGACCACGGCGCCACGCATGTGATCACGTGGGACAAGATGGCACCGGTCATCCAGTCCCTGCCGGCCGATCTCGGCATCCGCACCATCATCTCGGTCGACATCACCCGCGCGATGCCGTGGAAGACGCGCCTGGCGCTGCGTCTGCCGATCGAGAAAGCTCGGACCTCGCGCGCGAAGCTCACCGCACCCGCCCCCGGGACCATTCCCTTCACTCGGCTGGAGGGCTCCGCGCCGCTGCCGGCATCCGTTCCCCGTCCGTCGGTCACCGACATCGCGTGCCTGCAGTACACCTCCGGCACCACCGGCACCCCCAAGGGCGCCATCATCAGCCACGGCAATCTGTGGGCCAACGCGCGTCAGGGCGCGGCGTGGATGCCACTCTTCAGCCACGGTGACGGCCGCATCTACGGGCTGCTGCCGATGTTCCACTCGTTCGGGGTACTGCTCTCGGTGATCTACGCCGTGGAGACCGGGTCCAACGCGGTGCTGTTCCCGACGTTCGACCCCGAACTGGTCGCCACAGCCGCCGAGAAGTTCCCGCCGACGTTCATTCCGGCGGTGCCGCCCATGTTCGACCGGCTCACGCGGGTCGCCCGCGATGGAAAGCTCGACCTGTCGGGCGTCGTGTACGCGATCTCCGGCGCCATGACGCTGACGCCTGCCATCGTCAGTCGGTGGGAGGAGCTTGCCGGCAGCATGCTCAACGAGGGCTACGGCCTCACCGAGACCAGCCCCGTCGCGCTTGCGAACCCGTTCACCGAGTCGCGCAAGATCGGCACGATCGGCATCCCCTTCCCGTCGACGGACATCCGCGTGGTCGATCAGAACGAGCCGACGCGCGAGGTGGCGCAGGGTGAGACCGGCGAACTGCTGATCAAGGGACCGCAGGTGTTCCAGGGCTACTGGAACCGTCCCGAGGACACCGCGCAGGCGCTGCTCGAGGGCGGGTGGCTGCGCACCGGGGACCTCGTCACTCAGGACGAGGACGGCTTCGTCACGGTGGTCGACCGCAAGAAGGAGATCATCATCACCGGCGGCTTCAACGTCTCGCCGAGCGAGGTGGAGAAGGTCGTCAACAGCGTGCCGGGCGTCGCCGCGTCGGCCGTCGTGGGCATCCCGCGCGGCGGCGGCGCTGAAGTGGTGACTGCGGTCGTCGTGCTCGAACCGGGCGCGACGTTCGACGAGGATGCCGCACGCGCCACCGTCCGCGACCATCTCGCCGAATTCAAGCGACCCAGCGCCTACCGGGTGTGGGAAGAGCTGCCGACCTCACTCATCGGCAAGGTGCTGCGCCGCCGGGTACGCGACACGCTCATCGCCGACCGTCACGCCGTGCGCGCGATCGACGAGGACTGACGGACTCCCGCGGCGTCGCGGCATCCACCGCCCGAGATCTCCGGCCCCCGAGCCCGCGCGGCACCCGCCGCCCGAATGCGGAGATCTGCCGGAATGCGGATGCGTGGGCGCGAACCGT is drawn from Microbacterium sp. zg-B96 and contains these coding sequences:
- a CDS encoding capsular polysaccharide synthesis protein, which gives rise to MVAAHDRGGVTHPRADRAGGLSAFTAGLDAQFSRVDQFMDTADPAAARRGARIVTEFLRPRVPQLREQAGLPAGRGTAARGRGLAAADHALAADVDLPVYCYWNSGMAAAPELVRACMLQLREHHPAAQFLDAASVRDLIDIPDRIAAVLETDRPAHFADFVRVALLERYGGIWVDATCWVPHRLERVILPFLDAGVVYPRWTTGQIGNWFIAAVPGSLVITLQRIALEMWWTERSDLPDYFLYHRIFEALHSLVPEFRGEWSEASFLSSAASHLLQLSMMQPWFPALGDLIDGLSIVQKLSYKYDPASVPEGSVLTHLLQTHSL
- a CDS encoding alpha/beta hydrolase, whose protein sequence is MDLERVLPELRRPMKLAQLSAPRWLTRTTTRMMPVPRSPAVRVRSVRAGSVRLRVYAPAAGRSGAALLWMHGGGMQFGDARQDESLCLSTASRLGVVIVSANYRFAPEHPFPAAHDDVRTGWLWLLDHTAQLGVDPDRIVIGGESAGGGLAAGLVQRLHDDGGTQPCGQWLFAPMLDDRPAARHDLDAANHFVWNNRQNREAWTAYLGAPPGGAGVSSYAAPARRVDFTGLPPAYIAWGDIELFAAEDRAYAEALEAAGVPVTTDVVAGAPHGLENWGKNTEPAKRLIERAQAWLQHTTAAA
- a CDS encoding AMP-binding protein, with the protein product MNDSRAWNRFYAEGTPVDIEPPAGSLVDLLDERAAQYADRPAVTFFGASLTYRELADRVSRVANGLAELGVGAGDRVALVLPNAPQHLEAFYAVLRLGAIVVEHNPLYTRDELEVQFRDHGATHVITWDKMAPVIQSLPADLGIRTIISVDITRAMPWKTRLALRLPIEKARTSRAKLTAPAPGTIPFTRLEGSAPLPASVPRPSVTDIACLQYTSGTTGTPKGAIISHGNLWANARQGAAWMPLFSHGDGRIYGLLPMFHSFGVLLSVIYAVETGSNAVLFPTFDPELVATAAEKFPPTFIPAVPPMFDRLTRVARDGKLDLSGVVYAISGAMTLTPAIVSRWEELAGSMLNEGYGLTETSPVALANPFTESRKIGTIGIPFPSTDIRVVDQNEPTREVAQGETGELLIKGPQVFQGYWNRPEDTAQALLEGGWLRTGDLVTQDEDGFVTVVDRKKEIIITGGFNVSPSEVEKVVNSVPGVAASAVVGIPRGGGAEVVTAVVVLEPGATFDEDAARATVRDHLAEFKRPSAYRVWEELPTSLIGKVLRRRVRDTLIADRHAVRAIDED